From Nicotiana tabacum cultivar K326 chromosome 20, ASM71507v2, whole genome shotgun sequence, one genomic window encodes:
- the LOC142174567 gene encoding uncharacterized protein LOC142174567: protein MAETSIDHTHPLYLGPSYTPSSVSILVKLIGSDNYGIWSKSIRIVLLGKMKLGFVTDTCKKDLYKAAELQEQWKMCNAVVLSWIMNNVRAEFLGGIVDASDAHLVWEDLREIFDKVNRVWIFQLHREIATLSQGTSSISVYFSKLKEL from the coding sequence ATGGCAGAAACTTCGATCGACCACACACATCCTTTATACCTAGGTCCATCCTACACTCCAAGCTCAGTTTCTATACTAGTGAAACTCATTGGATCAGACAATTACGGGATTTGGAGCAAGTCGATAAGGATCGTACTTTTGGGGAAAATGAAGCTAGGGTTTGTTACTGACACATGCAAGAAGGATCTGTACAAAGCAGCTGAATTGCAGGAACAATGGAAAATGTGTAATGCGGTGGTGCTGTCATGGATCATGAACAATGTGCGTGCAGAATTCCTAGGTGGTATCGTCGATGCATCAGATGCACATCTCGTTTGGGAAGACCTACGAGAGATATTTGACAAGGTCAATCGAGTTTGGATTTTTCAGTTACATCGTGAAATTGCAACATTATCACAAGGAACTAGCTCAATTTCAGTTTACTTCTCGAAATTGAAGGAGCTTTGA